In bacterium, the following are encoded in one genomic region:
- a CDS encoding nucleoside 2-deoxyribosyltransferase: MKIYFSGAISGGRQRQPLYQRMVAFLKDMGEEVLSEHVAHAQVLQQEAQLSAAEIFRRDLSLVASSDGLLAEVSTPSLGVGYEIAIALQHRRPVLCLCEQGIFLTRMLTGNPDPNLAVRFYAQEAEWQEEIRRFHRRLYDNQPVSSG, encoded by the coding sequence TTGAAGATCTACTTCTCCGGCGCCATCAGCGGCGGCCGGCAGCGCCAGCCGCTTTACCAGCGCATGGTCGCCTTTCTCAAGGACATGGGAGAAGAGGTGTTGAGCGAACACGTGGCGCACGCCCAGGTTCTGCAGCAGGAAGCGCAGCTCAGCGCGGCGGAGATCTTTCGCCGCGACCTCAGCCTGGTGGCGAGCAGTGATGGCCTGCTCGCCGAAGTCAGCACACCCTCGCTGGGCGTGGGCTATGAGATTGCTATTGCGCTGCAGCACCGGCGGCCGGTCTTGTGCCTGTGCGAACAGGGAATTTTTCTGACGCGCATGCTTACCGGCAATCCCGATCCCAATCTTGCGGTTCGCTTCTATGCGCAGGAGGCGGAATGGCAGGAGGAAATTCGCCGCTTTCACCGGCGGCTCTACGATAATCAACCCGTTTCTTCAGGATGA
- a CDS encoding LeuA family protein, whose amino-acid sequence MANPTEQELIYDWNTVAGSFKPSQPVEFDDETLRDGLQSPSVTDPPIAEKLRMLHLMHRLGLQAANIGLPGAGPRARADVLALAREIANHDLGIFPNCAARTVETDIIPIVEIAQQAGIAIEAATFLGSSPVRLYAENWDINFLQHTVEKAVSFVVKQGLPSMFVTEDTIRSHPATVELLYTTAVRAGATRVVVCDTVGHATPAGVRSLVQFVRTAVQAINPAVKVDWHGHRDRGLALSNTLAAIEAGADRVHGTILGIGERVGNTPLDLMLVNCKLLGWIDNDLTALQEYCDLVARTCGVPVPANYPVFGRDAFRTGTGVHAAAIIKARKKGQDWLADLVYSGVPASWFGRRQEIEIGHMSGESNVIYWLTAHGFEPSRPRIEAIFSAAKSMNRNMSDDEIHEVLRSLDH is encoded by the coding sequence ATGGCCAATCCCACTGAACAGGAACTCATCTATGATTGGAACACCGTCGCCGGCAGCTTCAAACCCAGCCAGCCGGTCGAATTCGATGATGAAACGCTGCGCGACGGGCTGCAATCGCCGTCCGTAACCGATCCGCCGATTGCCGAGAAACTGCGCATGCTGCATCTCATGCACCGCCTGGGGCTGCAGGCCGCCAACATTGGCCTGCCCGGCGCCGGCCCGCGCGCGCGCGCCGACGTGCTGGCCCTGGCCCGCGAGATCGCGAACCATGATCTCGGCATCTTTCCCAACTGCGCCGCGCGCACGGTGGAGACTGACATCATTCCCATCGTCGAAATCGCGCAACAGGCCGGCATTGCCATCGAAGCCGCGACCTTTCTCGGCTCCAGCCCGGTGCGCCTCTACGCGGAAAATTGGGACATCAATTTCCTGCAGCACACGGTGGAGAAGGCGGTGTCGTTCGTCGTCAAGCAGGGGCTGCCTTCGATGTTCGTCACCGAAGATACCATTCGTTCCCATCCGGCCACGGTGGAGCTGCTCTACACCACGGCGGTGCGGGCCGGCGCGACGCGGGTGGTGGTCTGCGATACTGTCGGCCACGCCACGCCCGCCGGAGTGCGCAGCCTGGTGCAATTCGTGCGCACAGCCGTGCAGGCGATCAATCCCGCGGTGAAAGTGGACTGGCACGGTCATCGCGATCGCGGCCTGGCGCTGAGCAACACGCTGGCAGCCATCGAGGCGGGCGCCGATCGCGTGCACGGCACGATTCTCGGCATCGGCGAACGCGTCGGCAATACGCCGCTCGATCTCATGCTGGTGAATTGCAAACTGCTGGGCTGGATCGACAATGATCTGACCGCGCTGCAGGAATACTGCGATTTGGTCGCGCGCACTTGCGGCGTGCCGGTGCCTGCCAACTATCCGGTGTTTGGCCGCGACGCCTTTCGCACCGGCACCGGCGTGCATGCGGCAGCCATCATCAAAGCACGCAAGAAGGGGCAGGACTGGCTTGCGGATCTGGTTTATTCCGGCGTGCCCGCGAGTTGGTTCGGCCGCCGGCAGGAAATCGAGATCGGCCACATGAGCGGCGAATCGAACGTGATCTACTGGCTCACCGCCCACGGCTTCGAGCCGAGCCGGCCGCGCATCGAGGCGATATTCAGCGCCGCCAAAAGCATGAATCGCAACATGAGCGATGACGAAATCCACGAGGTGCTGCGATCACTCGACCATTGA
- a CDS encoding N-acetylmuramoyl-L-alanine amidase, producing MKLLKECYAPVATLIRTLTLWSGAFVFVLNLAGCLQPYQRLPQTHAPQPDSLHVAVVADTVAPAELPVEIPSKPDTLLPEALPSEDKIVAQFKDNRVSVLIKVNSAEGRNAALGDRILYDPATWSTISPTLTRTDSGDFVEVPFALLNYEYKRKALLQVFPANVENEEGWMHVVHYKGETLWAIAETYTGDGRNYTAVEKENNLAPHTPLSRGQRLRIPTSLLAKSLRNTSFPEFVALPQDTAAVPVRSTRSAERPVSRDPALKFRKIGGEWFGVYKLQRGEALYSAVVVRFTGRVDADEVNQIARQLMRLNGIRDETAIPAGTAIRIPLRLVDEALLADGEEEPGPHLQRRPGKLHVILDAGHGGNDPGTMMRGWREADLAFDLMRRLQRELEPAGVVVHPLVGSRANAATSNGGSDKRHNYVLVTPPYFIEDSRVALNLRINLIDAIYERLLRSGVPKANILLISIHLDHLHPAVNGAMVYYPGARERIESYGAWWDGVYDKYAESRNRTISYAARDNHEAEAASEDFARSLIASFRRARLPVHTYEPIRQYVYRGGRKWTPGIIRYSRVPTSVLLEAANLANSGDLMNMRSHQFRQRFVAAVAQAIVKGK from the coding sequence ATGAAACTGCTCAAGGAATGTTATGCCCCGGTGGCCACTCTCATAAGAACACTCACGCTGTGGAGCGGTGCCTTTGTTTTTGTTCTCAACCTGGCGGGCTGTCTGCAGCCCTACCAGCGCCTGCCGCAAACCCATGCCCCGCAGCCGGACAGTCTGCACGTCGCTGTTGTCGCTGATACCGTCGCGCCTGCCGAGCTTCCCGTCGAAATTCCCAGCAAACCCGACACGCTTTTGCCCGAGGCTTTGCCGAGCGAAGACAAGATCGTCGCGCAATTCAAGGACAATCGCGTTTCTGTTTTGATCAAGGTGAATTCGGCGGAAGGCCGAAATGCGGCGCTGGGCGATCGCATTTTGTATGATCCTGCCACGTGGTCAACGATTTCGCCCACCCTCACCCGCACTGATTCAGGCGACTTTGTCGAGGTGCCGTTCGCGCTGTTGAATTATGAATACAAGCGCAAGGCTCTGCTGCAGGTCTTTCCGGCCAATGTTGAAAACGAAGAGGGGTGGATGCACGTGGTGCATTACAAGGGCGAGACCTTGTGGGCGATCGCCGAAACCTATACCGGCGACGGCCGGAACTACACCGCGGTGGAAAAGGAAAACAATCTCGCGCCGCATACGCCCTTGAGCCGCGGGCAGCGCCTGCGCATTCCCACCAGCCTGCTGGCAAAGTCATTGCGCAATACTTCGTTTCCGGAATTTGTGGCGCTGCCGCAAGACACGGCGGCGGTGCCGGTGCGGTCAACGCGCTCAGCGGAGCGGCCGGTTTCACGCGACCCGGCGTTGAAATTCCGCAAAATCGGCGGTGAATGGTTTGGCGTTTACAAGTTGCAACGCGGCGAAGCGCTGTACAGCGCCGTGGTGGTGCGCTTCACCGGCCGCGTCGACGCCGATGAAGTCAACCAGATTGCGCGCCAGCTCATGCGCTTGAATGGCATCCGGGATGAGACCGCGATTCCCGCCGGCACCGCCATTCGCATTCCGCTGCGGTTGGTGGATGAAGCGCTGCTGGCGGACGGTGAGGAGGAGCCGGGGCCGCACTTGCAGCGGCGGCCCGGCAAATTGCATGTGATTCTGGATGCCGGCCACGGCGGCAATGATCCCGGCACCATGATGCGCGGCTGGCGCGAGGCCGATCTGGCGTTTGATTTGATGCGCCGGCTGCAGCGCGAGCTCGAGCCGGCCGGCGTGGTGGTGCATCCGCTGGTGGGCAGCCGCGCCAACGCCGCCACGAGCAACGGCGGCAGCGACAAACGCCACAACTACGTGCTGGTCACGCCGCCTTATTTTATCGAGGACAGCCGCGTCGCGTTGAATCTGCGCATCAATCTCATCGATGCCATCTACGAGCGGCTGCTGCGCTCGGGCGTGCCTAAGGCCAACATCCTTTTGATCAGCATTCATCTCGATCATCTGCATCCCGCGGTGAACGGCGCGATGGTGTATTACCCCGGCGCGCGCGAACGCATCGAGAGTTACGGCGCGTGGTGGGATGGCGTGTACGACAAGTATGCGGAGAGTCGCAATCGCACGATTTCATATGCCGCGCGCGACAATCATGAAGCGGAGGCCGCGAGCGAAGACTTTGCCCGCAGCTTGATTGCCTCGTTCCGGCGCGCGCGGCTGCCGGTGCACACTTATGAGCCGATTCGACAATACGTCTATCGCGGCGGCCGGAAGTGGACGCCCGGCATCATTCGCTACAGCCGCGTGCCGACCTCGGTGCTGCTGGAGGCCGCCAATCTCGCCAATTCCGGCGACTTGATGAACATGCGCTCGCATCAGTTTCGCCAGCGGTTCGTCGCAGCGGTGGCGCAGGCGATTGTGAAGGGGAAGTGA
- the bshA gene encoding N-acetyl-alpha-D-glucosaminyl L-malate synthase BshA, with protein sequence MKIGMVSHPALGGSGVVASELGMALAQRGHEVHFISHAVPFRLREFHPRVFFHEVDVVTYPLFKYPPYEIGLANKIVDVVQEYGLDLIHAHYAVPHATSAYLAKHILHSTRLKVITTLHGTDITLVGADKSFYNVIKFSIEQSDGVTAVSDYLVQRTRDEFNIQREIRRIYNFIDLSKGRPAQAGPCKREMFAPAGEKLLVHASNFRPVKRVGDVVRIFARLHEKLSCKLLLVGEGPERLFVQQLVKELRLRDAVSFLGAVDYLEDILRCADLFFLPTEQESFGLVALEAMNCGVPVIGTNAGGLPEVVEHGKNGFLLPVGETAAMAEAALELLSDPERHIAFSKSARARAAQFDIEKIMPEWQLFYEEVLSAR encoded by the coding sequence ATGAAAATCGGCATGGTCAGTCATCCGGCGCTGGGCGGCTCCGGTGTCGTAGCTTCCGAACTCGGCATGGCGTTGGCGCAACGCGGCCACGAAGTCCATTTTATCAGTCACGCCGTTCCCTTTCGCCTGCGCGAGTTTCATCCCCGCGTCTTCTTTCACGAGGTCGATGTCGTCACCTATCCGCTCTTCAAATATCCGCCCTATGAGATCGGCCTGGCCAACAAGATCGTGGACGTGGTGCAGGAGTACGGCCTGGATCTGATTCATGCGCACTACGCCGTGCCGCACGCGACCTCGGCGTATCTCGCCAAGCACATTCTCCATTCAACCAGGCTGAAGGTGATCACCACGCTGCACGGCACCGATATCACGCTGGTGGGCGCCGACAAATCGTTCTACAACGTGATCAAATTCAGCATCGAGCAATCCGACGGCGTGACCGCGGTGTCCGATTACCTGGTGCAGCGCACGCGCGATGAATTCAACATTCAGCGCGAGATCCGGCGCATCTACAATTTCATTGACCTGAGCAAAGGCCGGCCTGCCCAAGCCGGGCCTTGCAAGCGCGAGATGTTTGCGCCCGCCGGCGAAAAGCTGCTGGTGCACGCCTCCAATTTCCGCCCGGTGAAACGGGTCGGCGACGTGGTGCGGATCTTCGCCCGGCTGCATGAAAAATTGTCCTGCAAGCTCCTGCTGGTGGGAGAAGGCCCGGAGCGCCTGTTCGTGCAGCAGCTTGTGAAGGAATTGCGGCTGCGCGACGCTGTCAGCTTTCTCGGCGCGGTGGATTATCTCGAAGACATCCTGCGCTGCGCGGATTTGTTTTTCCTGCCGACCGAACAGGAAAGCTTCGGGTTGGTGGCGCTGGAGGCGATGAATTGCGGCGTGCCGGTGATCGGCACCAATGCCGGCGGCCTGCCGGAGGTGGTGGAACACGGCAAAAATGGCTTTCTGCTGCCGGTCGGCGAAACTGCGGCCATGGCCGAGGCCGCCCTGGAGCTGCTTTCCGATCCCGAGCGGCATATTGCCTTTTCCAAAAGCGCGCGCGCGCGCGCCGCGCAGTTCGATATCGAAAAAATCATGCCCGAGTGGCAATTGTTCTATGAGGAAGTATTGTCGGCGCGTTGA
- a CDS encoding ATP-binding protein produces MYIAQAQIENLKAVLEPGKVVVLYGARRVGKTTLIRNFLEHWRRENPAEAERVLFVNGDDIVVRQFLGSQSLQRLREFVGEHSLLVVDEAQYVEQIGLNLKLIVDHLPSIKVIATGSSSFELARDVGEPLTGRRHVLRLFPLAQMEIARYEKRHETEANLETRLLYGSYPEIVTMAGKTQREEYLRELVNAYLLKDVLVLEGIRHANKLVQLLQLLAFQIGKQVSQQELGSQLGMSKNTVARYLDLLEKVFVIYPLPAFSRNLRKEIAKNQRYYFIDNGIRNAVISNFNPFPMRNDLGQLWENYLITERMKRQEYLKQFARFCFWRTYDKREIDLIEEREGRLFGYEMKWQPQEAKPPKDWLSAYPEASFHTIHRENYLDFIC; encoded by the coding sequence ATGTACATAGCGCAAGCACAAATTGAGAACTTGAAGGCAGTACTCGAGCCGGGAAAGGTCGTTGTGCTCTATGGTGCTCGGCGAGTCGGCAAGACGACCTTGATCCGCAATTTCCTCGAGCACTGGCGGCGGGAAAATCCCGCCGAGGCTGAGCGTGTCTTGTTTGTGAATGGTGACGACATCGTCGTTCGCCAGTTTCTGGGCAGCCAGTCCCTCCAGCGACTGAGAGAGTTTGTTGGCGAACACTCGCTGCTGGTGGTGGATGAGGCCCAGTATGTCGAGCAGATTGGCCTCAACCTCAAGCTCATTGTCGATCACCTGCCCAGTATCAAGGTAATCGCCACCGGCTCGTCTTCATTTGAACTGGCCCGGGACGTCGGAGAGCCGCTGACCGGCCGCAGACACGTCTTGCGATTGTTCCCGCTGGCGCAAATGGAAATCGCCCGGTACGAGAAGCGTCATGAAACCGAGGCCAATCTCGAAACGCGGCTGCTTTATGGCTCCTATCCTGAAATCGTGACCATGGCAGGCAAGACGCAACGGGAAGAATATCTGCGGGAGCTGGTCAATGCTTATCTATTGAAGGATGTTCTTGTGCTCGAGGGGATTCGGCACGCCAACAAATTGGTGCAGCTTCTGCAATTGCTCGCCTTCCAGATCGGCAAACAGGTTTCTCAACAGGAGCTGGGCAGCCAACTGGGCATGTCGAAAAACACCGTTGCGCGTTACCTCGACCTGCTGGAAAAGGTGTTCGTGATCTATCCCCTGCCCGCCTTCAGCCGCAATTTGCGCAAAGAAATCGCCAAGAATCAGCGCTACTACTTCATTGACAACGGCATCCGCAACGCCGTGATCAGCAATTTCAATCCCTTCCCCATGCGAAACGACCTGGGTCAACTGTGGGAGAACTACCTGATCACAGAACGAATGAAACGGCAGGAGTATCTCAAGCAGTTTGCCCGTTTCTGTTTTTGGCGCACGTATGACAAGCGGGAGATCGATTTGATTGAAGAGCGGGAAGGCCGGTTGTTTGGCTATGAAATGAAATGGCAGCCGCAAGAGGCCAAGCCGCCCAAAGACTGGCTGTCCGCCTATCCCGAGGCGAGCTTCCACACCATCCACCGCGAAAACTACCTCGATTTCATCTGCTGA